One genomic segment of Pseudoalteromonas sp. GCY includes these proteins:
- a CDS encoding alpha/beta hydrolase: MTSRMFLKQALGLTLAALVAGCGSSSDSKKTSSNDDGVLKPVNGLEVHQLNERYYYMKPIEKPHKAYKLMLAFHGSGGTAYGMASMTKLHEQSDDYIVVYPKSKNEEWNEGCGCNKAHRLGVDDLGFVDQMIAEIKAKYDVIDGEIYATGFSQGGLFVQNLLCNRSETFNAIVTVAAPMSYQLGDSCNFSTPTNYRIMHGKADSVLPYNGKSHANFGLLSSPQAIKIIANLNYEAALSVDEEVAEGVTLTHYPNRNIQTQLISVDGARHSWNLPPVQTTESIMTFFESTSRYALPQGSDLIAVNNDYYHVRQLKQHADKPIVVMLSGANMHFHSDSAWFALLQPYLADSFNVYVIDRLGQGLSSVDDAPSMNKFALDLPVLFEKLNLSDVHLLSYANSNSVPLIAMQKSQEFQQKIASMLWLDPDILLPHSIAQYQGYPVDVYRQYGQDLIDHVAAGNWQEKMDGKIAEEQAHIETLLEGSEFADYMDWQYFNHIMQTRHSIEAQLTRVHEMMNYHDDLELVRNWQPDSSVPISVIDSKFEKLDIVNADSEEVKANLMKWEAEGRKWSQEVAETSGGQYLPIASTEHLIPFTHPELIKKALIELASQ, encoded by the coding sequence ATGACAAGTCGAATGTTTTTAAAACAGGCGTTAGGTCTAACGCTCGCAGCTTTAGTCGCGGGCTGCGGCAGTAGTAGCGACAGCAAAAAGACGTCAAGCAATGATGACGGAGTGTTAAAGCCCGTAAATGGTTTAGAGGTTCATCAACTTAATGAGCGTTACTATTATATGAAGCCGATTGAAAAGCCACATAAAGCGTACAAGCTGATGTTAGCATTTCATGGTTCTGGTGGCACTGCTTACGGTATGGCTAGTATGACCAAATTACATGAACAAAGCGATGATTACATCGTCGTCTATCCTAAGTCAAAAAATGAAGAATGGAATGAAGGGTGCGGTTGTAACAAGGCGCATCGTTTAGGTGTAGATGATTTAGGCTTTGTTGATCAGATGATTGCGGAAATAAAAGCCAAATATGATGTCATTGACGGTGAAATTTATGCGACCGGCTTTTCTCAAGGCGGGTTATTCGTACAAAACCTATTATGTAACCGCTCGGAGACGTTTAATGCGATAGTAACGGTTGCCGCACCTATGTCCTACCAATTAGGTGATAGCTGTAATTTTTCGACACCTACAAACTACCGAATTATGCACGGTAAAGCAGACTCGGTATTGCCTTACAATGGCAAAAGTCACGCAAATTTTGGGCTACTCTCGTCACCTCAAGCAATTAAAATTATTGCTAATCTAAACTATGAGGCTGCTTTATCTGTTGATGAAGAAGTAGCGGAAGGCGTGACGCTAACTCACTATCCTAATCGCAATATTCAAACGCAGCTAATTAGTGTAGACGGGGCTCGTCATAGCTGGAATTTACCACCTGTCCAAACCACCGAATCGATAATGACATTTTTTGAATCGACAAGTCGTTATGCGCTGCCCCAAGGTTCTGATCTTATCGCAGTAAATAACGATTATTACCATGTGCGGCAATTAAAACAGCACGCTGATAAACCAATTGTGGTCATGCTCTCGGGCGCGAATATGCATTTTCATAGTGACAGTGCTTGGTTCGCGTTACTACAGCCTTACTTGGCAGACAGTTTTAATGTTTACGTCATTGATAGGCTAGGGCAGGGATTAAGTAGTGTTGATGACGCGCCTTCCATGAATAAATTTGCACTCGATCTCCCTGTACTATTTGAAAAGCTCAATCTCAGTGATGTGCATTTGTTGAGTTACGCAAATAGTAACTCGGTGCCGCTAATTGCAATGCAAAAATCACAGGAGTTTCAACAAAAGATAGCAAGCATGTTGTGGTTAGACCCTGATATTTTACTGCCACATTCTATTGCTCAGTATCAAGGTTACCCTGTTGATGTTTATCGTCAATACGGACAAGACTTGATTGATCATGTTGCTGCAGGTAATTGGCAAGAAAAAATGGATGGAAAAATAGCTGAAGAACAGGCGCATATTGAAACACTACTTGAAGGAAGCGAGTTTGCAGACTACATGGATTGGCAATATTTCAATCACATCATGCAAACCCGCCATAGTATTGAAGCTCAACTTACTCGAGTACACGAGATGATGAACTACCATGATGATTTGGAGTTAGTAAGAAACTGGCAGCCAGACAGCAGTGTTCCGATCTCAGTGATAGACAGTAAGTTTGAAAAGCTAGATATCGTGAATGCAGACTCTGAAGAAGTTAAAGCCAATCTAATGAAATGGGAAGCGGAGGGGAGAAAATGGTCGCAAGAAGTTGCTGAAACCAGTGGTGGGCAATACTTACCAATTGCCTCAACGGAGCACTTGATCCCATTTACCCATCCTGAGCTCATTAAGAAGGCGTTGATTGAACTTGCGAGTCAATGA
- a CDS encoding AAA family ATPase, with the protein MNGTGKSTISKFLYDLDRFPSCNFNIDGSFSPTVYNQSFIDDNFVNSSMQEGVFTLSKDNADLEARVVEKSKLREKLLAIYNKIKSDISLAKQAQDDALKSAIDEVFKQKHVIEKSSLEPFLKSFKTPKRKFYEQVERQKGENSQSINDLDIEYQSLNQFDKNLPKAIILPAPPELSLEDIIVLSEPIVGSTNSQLCDFIAKLDNLYWVKSGKEEYLKEHQTKCPFCQKETIDESFRSELSALFDKTYEHGVEKVQAIESSYCQNFTRYIDSIKTEFTNCSMYDQEQHDVDPLIELLERAYRDNLDLIKSKVKSPSLGIELNDCSDKLNPINKLADEINKLVDSVALKIKKFEENEKDIRNRMWDSLRYHTDGIFSLKQRIVEEKSSEIRLLENKLERVKQIGLKVANRISTLRSKTSNIDDTIDRINESLKSLGITGFEIIASREQEQKNYFVLSRGCSGQLILATVLESWYLTSDSFGAKPAL; encoded by the coding sequence TTGAATGGTACTGGAAAATCTACGATTTCTAAATTTCTTTACGACCTTGATAGATTTCCAAGTTGCAATTTTAATATTGATGGAAGTTTTTCTCCAACGGTGTACAACCAATCCTTTATCGATGACAACTTTGTAAATAGTTCAATGCAAGAAGGTGTATTTACGTTAAGCAAAGATAATGCTGATTTAGAGGCCAGAGTAGTAGAGAAGTCTAAGCTTAGAGAAAAGCTCCTAGCTATTTATAATAAGATAAAGTCTGACATATCTTTAGCCAAACAAGCGCAAGATGATGCGTTAAAATCCGCCATTGATGAGGTTTTTAAACAAAAGCATGTAATTGAAAAAAGCTCTCTGGAACCATTCTTAAAGTCCTTTAAGACACCCAAGCGCAAGTTTTATGAGCAAGTTGAAAGGCAAAAAGGAGAAAATAGTCAATCTATAAATGATTTAGATATTGAATATCAATCTTTAAATCAATTCGATAAGAACTTACCAAAAGCCATTATATTACCGGCTCCTCCAGAGCTTTCACTGGAAGACATAATTGTGCTTTCTGAACCGATAGTTGGGTCGACTAACAGTCAGCTATGTGATTTCATTGCAAAGCTAGATAACTTGTACTGGGTAAAAAGCGGTAAAGAGGAGTATTTGAAGGAGCATCAAACAAAATGTCCGTTCTGTCAAAAAGAGACTATTGATGAATCATTCCGTAGTGAGCTTTCAGCTTTGTTTGATAAAACATATGAGCACGGAGTAGAAAAGGTTCAGGCTATTGAAAGCTCTTATTGCCAGAATTTCACGCGATATATAGATTCTATCAAAACAGAATTTACTAATTGTTCGATGTACGACCAAGAACAGCACGATGTAGATCCCCTAATTGAACTATTAGAGCGAGCCTACCGGGACAACCTTGATTTAATAAAATCAAAGGTAAAAAGCCCTAGTCTAGGTATAGAGCTTAATGATTGTAGCGACAAGCTAAACCCAATCAATAAGTTAGCTGATGAAATTAATAAACTCGTTGATTCAGTCGCATTAAAAATCAAAAAATTCGAAGAAAACGAAAAAGATATTAGAAATCGGATGTGGGACTCTCTAAGGTACCACACTGATGGAATTTTTTCATTGAAACAGCGTATAGTTGAAGAAAAAAGTAGTGAGATTAGGCTTTTAGAAAATAAACTGGAGAGAGTGAAACAGATCGGTCTTAAAGTTGCCAACAGGATTAGCACTCTTCGTTCTAAAACCTCAAATATTGACGATACGATAGATAGAATTAACGAAAGTCTAAAAAGCCTTGGTATCACAGGCTTTGAAATTATAGCTTCAAGAGAGCAAGAGCAAAAGAACTACTTTGTGTTGAGCCGAGGTTGTAGTGGTCAACTAATTTTGGCCACAGTTTTAGAATCTTGGTATCTAACCTCAGATTCATTTGGCGCTAAACCAGCATTATAA
- a CDS encoding ISAs1 family transposase — MSLFSHLELVEDKRSSINQHHDLADVLFLIISAVLSGCEGWKDIEVFGHSKLPWLRQFRAFKHGIPTRHSIARILKTVETDSLVLALFSWVNEQRSQSGKPIIAFDGKTLRGASKKREDNLHLVSAFDCESGLTLYQRTVENKSNEIPAVRALLDVLDISDSIVTLDALHCQKATLSALISRGADYLVQVKANQKTLYKAVTSCFETAFEEEKNLPEDVQVSNGHGRQETRITYVLKADNLPEEIREKWPELTSLVAVERHKKSESITKIDTHFYVTSVEPDAQMLQKAIRHHWHIENQQHWVLDVVFKEDACQISEPISAENMALFRRVVRNLVKQHTGRKDSIRGKCVRASFDDEFRAELIFG; from the coding sequence ATGTCGTTATTTAGCCACCTTGAACTTGTTGAAGATAAGCGTTCTTCTATCAATCAACATCATGATCTTGCTGATGTTTTGTTTCTTATCATCTCGGCGGTTTTATCTGGTTGTGAAGGCTGGAAAGATATCGAGGTGTTCGGGCACAGTAAACTGCCTTGGCTCAGGCAGTTCAGAGCATTTAAGCACGGTATTCCAACGCGACATAGCATTGCACGTATTCTTAAAACAGTAGAAACTGACTCTCTGGTTTTGGCCTTGTTCAGTTGGGTCAACGAACAGCGCTCTCAGTCTGGTAAGCCAATTATTGCGTTTGATGGCAAAACCCTGCGCGGTGCCAGTAAAAAACGTGAGGATAACTTACATTTGGTGTCTGCTTTTGATTGCGAGTCTGGTTTAACTTTGTATCAGCGAACGGTAGAAAATAAGTCCAATGAGATACCGGCAGTTAGGGCCTTATTAGATGTGCTCGATATTTCAGATTCTATCGTCACACTAGACGCACTACATTGTCAGAAAGCGACACTTTCAGCATTGATTTCAAGAGGGGCTGACTATCTGGTTCAGGTCAAAGCAAATCAGAAAACACTCTATAAAGCAGTCACTTCATGTTTTGAAACAGCCTTTGAAGAAGAAAAGAATTTGCCTGAAGATGTACAAGTCAGCAATGGTCATGGACGTCAGGAAACACGCATCACTTATGTTCTGAAGGCCGACAATCTGCCTGAAGAGATAAGAGAAAAATGGCCTGAACTCACTTCGCTAGTCGCGGTTGAAAGACACAAAAAATCCGAGTCGATAACAAAAATAGACACGCACTTTTATGTCACTTCAGTTGAGCCTGATGCACAGATGTTACAAAAAGCTATCCGCCACCATTGGCACATCGAGAACCAGCAGCATTGGGTACTGGATGTGGTGTTTAAGGAAGATGCTTGCCAGATCAGTGAGCCGATTTCGGCGGAAAACATGGCGCTGTTCAGACGGGTCGTTCGCAACTTGGTAAAACAGCACACAGGTCGTAAAGATTCGATACGTGGTAAGTGCGTTCGGGCCAGTTTTGACGATGAATTCAGGGCAGAGCTTATCTTCGGTTAA
- a CDS encoding AAA family ATPase has translation MGGQINYATTDVVDGRAATVVLPNVMRNIIEYYFGFVRKKSKLADVLNELTEKEMDQGHKAFYRYINRGSHSDPTNIGLMVDVAPDVYLERFRLIFVTSNEEEHYDSMMHS, from the coding sequence ATGGGTGGCCAAATTAACTATGCCACTACAGATGTGGTTGACGGTCGAGCTGCTACAGTTGTGTTGCCTAATGTGATGAGAAATATCATTGAATACTATTTTGGATTTGTTCGTAAAAAAAGCAAACTTGCTGATGTTTTAAATGAACTAACGGAAAAAGAAATGGATCAGGGGCACAAAGCCTTTTATCGCTATATTAATCGAGGTTCTCACTCAGATCCGACAAACATAGGTTTGATGGTGGATGTGGCACCAGATGTATATTTGGAAAGGTTTAGGTTGATTTTTGTTACTAGTAACGAGGAAGAGCATTACGACTCTATGATGCATTCATAG
- a CDS encoding two-component regulator propeller domain-containing protein produces the protein MKSILKPFIFSLLFFSLIKSPIYASDDLSTTLFRMGELHFERLDTESFPSNTISAVFQDKAGFIWFGTQEGLVKFDGYDYTLFRKDQNNQNSLTANYVDTIWQAPDNNIWLGTYSNGVSILDVEKKKFINLSASDDSLYKLLGNEVYKISGHDSGLVAVATKGGLTIIDINNGNTLDITEVKGCDSNYSSNFVRYVVWQSESILWAGNEDGLCRLKIDFSEKRFSGTSIPEFNGYYVRSLLLDEEYLWVGTANKIARLKLNNNSIHFVINETSTASLTTKPVMDILKIHNNEIWVSTFGNGIHIIDRSTLRLLETLNNDPSNYSTISLDKIGEMIQDVSGIIWVGTWGAGVNKLNRGNQNIRTLKYSAVKGKGLSFENILALTVRKNGELWLGSGSGKLEVASPHSGKVKSDSFFNARNQAEIYGMSEDRDGDLWISTIDGVYLYNPELARLERVLGNEEELSVIYEGVFIVNDNTVLIKSSRGLFKYEKDSKVLSNVPHTEKLGIIVMEKGEQGGYWLGTETGLYQLSEDYRTLLAINERTGTASNLGEAPVNSLLIDNSGILWVENDDGIYQLTERNSGKYYFDSVNKKLGLDNTNLGSNLLQDRRGRVWTSKFIIDTEHWTYNKLKKAAGWDIGDHWNGSRFQSGSGLTLRGGSKGVILSFPEQYEGNSYEPELVFTRISADGEELSAESNRLMIDSDVKTLDIEFSALDYFQPLQNQYAYKLEGYDEGWRVGTNRKVTYPRLHGGEYRFVVKGSNSDGMWSKKRLELAIIKEQKFFEKTSTKIVLVSLLILLVYFVNSLFNWVKVKKLKEEQQRLNNLVDERTKEIEKLGLIGKKLTAHLEVEEVVKQLYNNISSIMDCYVFLVGIINEEKETLDYIASYEDGQELPYRSLDLRKTDRPGPWCVTKNQLFYAENGEEQAQILGKRPEPFAGSQCESIIYLPLEINKLVVGCLSIQSQRQGAYDENSIQILLTIGAYAAVALNNARTLNSLLETQQRLAESEKMASIGHLVTGVAHEMNTPIGVALTSSSIIGDQTKTLHQMMENKKLTPSHLNQFIMSAIESNKLIESSLNRCSELTRKFKEISVSQLYSESKVIEFREFLYRVFEGYEKQLGLKNIKKYIECPICSFEADINIITNIFNNLISNSITHGFANIDQAQLEEQWIKVQVEYSQKALQITFSDNGVGMTTETKEQVFTPFYTTKKGAAEHTGLGMSIVYNLVVFALKGTLSVESEANKGCIYSISLPLDRFEDKEE, from the coding sequence ATGAAATCGATCCTTAAACCTTTCATTTTTTCTCTTTTGTTTTTTTCTCTAATAAAGAGTCCAATTTATGCAAGCGATGATCTAAGTACCACTTTATTTAGAATGGGAGAGCTGCACTTTGAAAGATTGGACACTGAAAGCTTCCCTAGCAATACAATTTCAGCGGTTTTCCAAGATAAGGCAGGATTTATTTGGTTTGGGACACAAGAAGGTTTAGTGAAATTTGATGGGTATGATTATACCTTATTCAGGAAAGATCAAAATAATCAGAATTCATTAACAGCAAATTACGTCGATACTATTTGGCAAGCACCTGATAATAATATCTGGTTGGGGACATACAGTAATGGCGTTTCAATTTTAGATGTTGAAAAAAAGAAGTTTATAAACTTAAGTGCTTCTGATGATAGCCTTTATAAGCTGCTTGGTAATGAAGTGTACAAAATATCTGGTCATGATTCCGGGCTCGTTGCGGTTGCGACAAAAGGCGGGCTTACGATTATCGACATTAATAATGGAAATACGCTTGATATCACTGAAGTGAAAGGGTGTGACAGTAACTATAGTAGCAATTTTGTAAGATATGTTGTTTGGCAGTCGGAGTCAATATTGTGGGCGGGAAATGAAGATGGGTTATGTAGGTTAAAAATTGACTTTAGTGAAAAGCGTTTTTCAGGTACGAGCATACCAGAATTTAATGGATACTATGTTCGCTCACTACTTTTAGATGAAGAATACCTTTGGGTTGGCACAGCGAACAAGATTGCAAGATTAAAACTCAATAACAACAGCATTCACTTCGTCATTAACGAAACAAGTACAGCCTCCCTAACGACTAAGCCTGTAATGGATATCTTAAAAATCCACAATAATGAAATATGGGTGTCAACCTTCGGCAATGGGATTCACATAATAGATCGCAGTACATTACGGTTACTCGAAACATTAAACAATGACCCTAGTAACTACTCTACAATATCTCTAGACAAAATAGGTGAAATGATCCAAGACGTCTCTGGGATCATTTGGGTTGGTACTTGGGGGGCTGGTGTTAATAAGCTTAATAGAGGGAATCAAAACATCAGGACACTGAAGTATAGTGCAGTCAAGGGGAAGGGGCTTAGCTTTGAAAATATTTTAGCATTAACCGTAAGGAAAAATGGAGAACTATGGCTGGGCTCCGGAAGTGGCAAGTTAGAGGTGGCATCCCCTCACAGTGGCAAGGTGAAATCAGACTCATTCTTCAATGCAAGGAATCAAGCTGAAATATATGGTATGTCGGAAGATAGAGACGGAGACTTATGGATTAGTACGATAGATGGCGTCTATCTATATAATCCCGAATTGGCGAGACTTGAGAGGGTGCTTGGCAATGAGGAAGAGCTAAGTGTTATTTATGAAGGTGTCTTTATTGTTAATGATAATACTGTATTGATCAAAAGTAGTAGGGGGTTATTCAAATACGAAAAGGATTCAAAGGTGCTATCCAACGTGCCACATACAGAAAAGCTAGGTATTATCGTGATGGAGAAAGGTGAGCAAGGAGGTTACTGGCTCGGTACTGAAACCGGACTGTACCAGTTAAGTGAAGACTACCGAACTTTGCTAGCAATCAACGAACGCACAGGCACCGCAAGTAACTTGGGCGAGGCACCAGTGAACAGCTTACTCATTGATAATAGCGGTATATTATGGGTTGAAAATGACGATGGTATATATCAGCTAACAGAAAGAAACTCGGGAAAATATTATTTCGACAGTGTAAATAAGAAGCTAGGTCTTGATAATACGAACCTTGGGTCAAACTTGCTTCAGGATCGTCGAGGGAGGGTCTGGACCAGTAAATTTATCATTGATACTGAACACTGGACTTATAATAAACTAAAAAAAGCAGCAGGTTGGGACATCGGGGATCATTGGAATGGGAGTCGCTTCCAGTCAGGCTCCGGTTTAACTCTCAGAGGAGGAAGCAAAGGAGTTATTCTCTCCTTCCCGGAACAGTATGAAGGAAATTCGTACGAACCTGAGCTTGTTTTTACCAGAATAAGTGCTGACGGTGAAGAGTTGAGTGCTGAGTCTAACAGGTTGATGATTGACAGTGATGTTAAAACTCTAGATATAGAGTTTTCTGCGCTTGATTATTTTCAACCGTTACAAAATCAGTATGCTTATAAGCTTGAAGGATATGATGAAGGTTGGCGTGTTGGTACCAATAGGAAAGTAACCTACCCCCGCCTGCATGGTGGAGAATATCGCTTTGTTGTAAAAGGCAGTAATAGTGATGGCATGTGGAGTAAAAAGCGGCTGGAATTAGCGATAATTAAGGAACAAAAGTTTTTTGAAAAAACGAGTACTAAAATTGTGCTTGTGTCGCTACTCATATTGCTAGTTTATTTTGTTAATAGCCTTTTTAACTGGGTGAAGGTGAAAAAGTTAAAGGAAGAGCAGCAGAGATTAAACAACTTAGTTGATGAAAGAACAAAAGAAATAGAGAAGCTAGGGCTAATTGGAAAAAAGCTGACTGCTCATTTAGAGGTTGAAGAAGTAGTTAAACAGCTTTACAACAATATATCGAGCATAATGGATTGCTATGTGTTTTTGGTTGGGATTATCAATGAAGAAAAGGAAACACTTGACTATATTGCAAGTTATGAGGATGGACAAGAGTTACCTTACCGTAGTCTAGACCTGAGAAAAACTGACAGGCCAGGTCCATGGTGTGTTACAAAAAACCAGTTATTTTACGCAGAGAATGGTGAAGAACAAGCACAAATTCTAGGTAAGCGGCCTGAGCCTTTTGCAGGATCACAATGTGAGTCGATTATTTATTTACCTCTTGAAATTAACAAGTTAGTGGTTGGGTGCTTGAGTATTCAAAGCCAGCGTCAAGGCGCGTATGACGAAAATAGTATACAAATTCTTCTCACGATTGGTGCTTACGCTGCGGTCGCACTGAATAATGCACGTACTCTTAACAGTTTACTCGAAACTCAACAGCGACTTGCAGAGTCTGAAAAAATGGCCTCAATTGGCCACTTAGTAACTGGCGTAGCACACGAAATGAATACTCCAATAGGGGTAGCACTAACTTCTAGTAGTATTATTGGAGACCAAACTAAGACCTTACATCAAATGATGGAGAATAAAAAATTAACACCAAGTCATCTTAATCAATTCATAATGTCAGCGATAGAAAGTAACAAGCTAATTGAAAGCTCATTAAATCGCTGTAGTGAGTTAACACGGAAATTTAAAGAGATTTCCGTCTCTCAGCTCTATTCCGAGTCTAAAGTAATAGAATTTCGCGAGTTTCTATACAGAGTTTTTGAGGGATACGAAAAGCAACTTGGGCTAAAAAACATAAAAAAATATATAGAATGTCCGATCTGTAGCTTTGAAGCAGATATCAATATTATCACAAATATATTCAATAACTTAATCTCAAACTCGATTACGCATGGGTTTGCAAATATTGATCAAGCACAACTTGAAGAACAATGGATAAAAGTACAAGTTGAGTACTCACAAAAAGCGCTTCAAATCACATTTTCAGATAATGGTGTAGGGATGACCACTGAAACAAAAGAACAAGTATTTACGCCTTTCTATACCACAAAAAAAGGTGCTGCAGAGCACACCGGACTTGGAATGAGTATTGTGTATAACTTAGTTGTTTTTGCCCTGAAAGGGACGCTATCAGTTGAATCTGAAGCCAATAAAGGGTGCATATATTCAATTTCACTACCTCTTGATAGATTTGAAGACAAAGAAGAGTGA
- a CDS encoding IS3 family transposase (programmed frameshift) — MTKLKRATYSAAIKLETAQLVVDQGYTQEDAAKAMGVGKSTVSKWVTQLKQERNGQSPLASPMTPEQIEIRELKKQIQRIELEKDIFKKGYRSLDVRLPEQFSLIEKLNQRERYPISVLCSVFNVHRSSYKYWAIRDTTPTPEQIRLEAEVKAIHAMSGGSAGARTIAAIATNNDFELSRYRAAKLMVKLKLESCQVPQHQYKRGGNEHLEIPNLLDRQFDVVEPNRVWCGDVTYIWTGNRWAYLAVVVDLFARKVVGWAMSLSPDTNLTLKALELAYESRGKPSGLMFHSDQGSHYTSLKYRQRLWRYKITQSMSRRGNCWDNAPMERFFRSFKTEWMPKVGYENFKDAKYGVSDYINGYYNNVRPHHYNAGLAPNESEVRYQDSKTVAKIS; from the exons ATGACGAAATTAAAACGCGCAACGTATTCTGCTGCAATCAAATTAGAAACAGCTCAGCTTGTAGTTGATCAAGGCTACACGCAAGAAGATGCAGCCAAAGCTATGGGGGTTGGTAAATCAACTGTAAGTAAGTGGGTAACTCAATTAAAGCAAGAACGGAATGGCCAGTCCCCATTAGCTTCACCAATGACACCCGAACAAATTGAAATCCGCGAACTTAAAAAGCAAATCCAACGTATTGAATTAGAAAAGGATATAT TTAAAAAAGGCTACCGCTCTCTTGATGTCAGACTCCCTGAACAATTCTCGTTAATTGAGAAATTAAATCAACGAGAGCGTTACCCAATTAGCGTGTTGTGTAGCGTATTCAATGTGCATCGCAGCAGCTATAAATATTGGGCCATACGGGATACAACGCCAACACCAGAGCAAATAAGGCTAGAAGCTGAAGTTAAAGCCATACATGCAATGAGCGGCGGTTCAGCTGGGGCACGGACAATCGCAGCAATCGCAACGAATAACGATTTTGAATTAAGCCGTTATCGCGCCGCTAAGCTAATGGTTAAACTAAAACTAGAGAGCTGCCAAGTACCACAACATCAATATAAAAGGGGTGGTAATGAGCATCTTGAAATCCCAAATTTGCTAGATAGGCAGTTTGATGTTGTTGAGCCGAATAGGGTGTGGTGCGGTGATGTGACGTATATTTGGACAGGCAATCGCTGGGCCTATTTAGCGGTCGTTGTTGATTTATTTGCACGTAAAGTCGTTGGTTGGGCAATGTCGTTGTCGCCAGATACTAACTTAACGCTAAAAGCGCTTGAACTCGCGTATGAAAGCAGAGGTAAACCAAGTGGATTGATGTTTCACTCAGACCAAGGAAGCCATTATACAAGCTTGAAGTACCGCCAACGTTTATGGCGCTATAAAATTACACAAAGTATGAGCAGGCGCGGAAATTGTTGGGATAATGCGCCAATGGAGCGATTTTTTAGAAGCTTTAAAACGGAGTGGATGCCAAAGGTTGGATACGAAAACTTTAAAGATGCTAAATATGGTGTGAGTGATTATATCAACGGATATTATAACAACGTTAGGCCTCATCATTATAATGCTGGTTTAGCGCCAAATGAATCTGAGGTTAGATACCAAGATTCTAAAACTGTGGCCAAAATTAGTTGA